One Methanomassiliicoccales archaeon genomic region harbors:
- a CDS encoding inorganic diphosphatase has translation MSLWKKVPSGRSPPDIINVIIETPKGSKNKYEVSKEHDFILLDRVLHSSVVFPHSYGLIPRTWYDDDDPMDIMVMLSETTFPGCVVEARPIGMLKINDEKGKDDKVLAVATNDPRMKEYHELEDVPRHYLNEIAEFFKTYKTLEEGKHTLVEGWVGREEAISAISYGLGLFREKFAYK, from the coding sequence ATGTCGCTGTGGAAGAAAGTGCCTTCAGGGAGAAGCCCACCAGACATAATCAACGTGATCATAGAGACCCCAAAAGGCAGTAAGAACAAATATGAGGTCTCCAAGGAGCATGACTTCATCCTCTTGGATCGGGTGCTGCATTCCAGCGTGGTATTCCCTCATTCCTATGGCCTCATCCCTCGCACTTGGTACGATGACGATGATCCTATGGACATCATGGTGATGCTTTCCGAGACCACATTCCCTGGCTGCGTGGTCGAGGCGAGGCCCATAGGCATGCTGAAGATAAATGATGAGAAAGGCAAGGATGATAAGGTCTTGGCCGTGGCCACCAATGACCCCCGCATGAAGGAGTATCATGAGCTGGAGGACGTGCCGAGGCATTATCTGAACGAGATAGCCGAGTTCTTCAAGACTTACAAGACCCTGGAGGAAGGAAAGCACACATTGGTAGAAGGTTGGGTGGGACGTGAGGAGGCCATATCCGCTATATCCTACGGCCTCGGATTATTCCGTGAGAAGTTCGCTTACAAGTGA
- a CDS encoding CopG family ribbon-helix-helix protein, with the protein MPIISISLSDENIKALEKLQRSHGLSSRSEVIRVALRSAEAEVRDKERLKGEVEGVLIVVHSSHGSPGLGQLSHAHQEVVKTQIHSHLKDQKCLEVFIVRGDATLVQELISSFQRDDAISYVKFVPS; encoded by the coding sequence ATGCCCATAATATCCATCTCCCTCAGCGATGAGAACATCAAGGCCCTGGAGAAGCTCCAGAGGTCTCATGGCCTGAGCAGTCGCAGCGAAGTCATAAGGGTGGCCCTGAGGTCGGCAGAGGCCGAGGTCCGTGACAAGGAAAGACTTAAAGGAGAAGTGGAGGGCGTGCTGATCGTCGTCCACTCTTCCCATGGCTCCCCCGGTCTGGGTCAGCTCAGCCATGCGCATCAGGAGGTGGTGAAGACGCAGATCCATTCGCATCTGAAAGATCAGAAGTGCTTGGAGGTCTTCATCGTTCGAGGAGACGCAACCCTGGTTCAGGAGTTGATCTCGTCGTTCCAGAGAGACGATGCTATAAGCTACGTGAAGTTCGTCCCCTCATGA